A window of the Deinococcus gobiensis I-0 genome harbors these coding sequences:
- the secA gene encoding preprotein translocase subunit SecA, with amino-acid sequence MFRVLNQMFDNNKRDVERIVKTVVQPVNALEEEMKGVEDLAAAFMDLRRRVTEGGETLDDVIVPAFALIREAGRRSIGKRHYDVQLIGGTALHQGRIAEMRTGEGKTLVATLALALNALEGKGCHLVTVNDYLARVGMEEMGLLYRTLGLTVGLASRDLQPHEKQAAYACDITYVTNSELGFDYLRDNMAQSREALVLRADTPLNFSIVDEVDSILIDEARTPLIISGAAEKATDLYYVYAKLIRRLQKGEPAEPGKRAEATGDYTIDEKGKQVHLNESGISKIERLLSLPDLYSPENMDKAHMITQAIRARELYQREKDYIVNAEGEVIIIDEFTGRSMPGRRYGEGLHQAIEAKEGVKIENENQTLATITYQNFFRLYGKFSGMTGTAKTEEKEFLDIYGSDVLVIPTNKPILRKDADDLVYRSRLGKYNAVVSEVAEMHATGRPILIGTASIDTSEQLSELLTQAGIQHSVLNAKFEAQEASIVAQAGRSGTVTIATNMAGRGTDIMLGGNAEYIIGESLETQLGVSRYDETVEAFIKAVSRQDPEAEALGMKIPGVTREFVGQALALQAATIEDRQRVRDLGGLHIVGTERHESRRIDNQLRGRAGRQGDPGSSRFYVSFEDDLMRLFANERVVGMMDRLGMDDSQPIEAKMVTGAIERAQARVEDRNFSTRKQLLEFDNVMSKQRDTVYAQRREVLLGPDNDVEESTEGMIADFVDMQLSVHAPADQNPDTWDIEALQAAMLDAIPQLEGYDFEALRGVSPAELQDRMLAAVADVFDARREELSPTMLNSLSRYVLLQTVDQHWKEHLHGMDVLRQGIGLRGYGQRDPFTEYKFEATNMFNEMIDNLKSDVTKFIFRMQFGQTG; translated from the coding sequence ATGTTCCGTGTGCTGAATCAGATGTTCGACAACAACAAGCGTGATGTCGAGCGCATCGTCAAGACGGTGGTCCAGCCCGTCAACGCGCTCGAAGAGGAGATGAAGGGCGTCGAGGACCTCGCCGCCGCCTTCATGGACCTGCGCCGCCGCGTCACGGAAGGCGGCGAGACGCTTGACGACGTGATCGTGCCCGCCTTCGCCCTGATCCGGGAGGCCGGGCGGCGTTCCATCGGCAAGCGGCACTACGACGTGCAGCTCATCGGCGGCACGGCGCTGCACCAGGGCCGCATCGCGGAGATGCGCACCGGCGAGGGCAAGACGCTCGTCGCCACGCTGGCCCTCGCCCTGAACGCCCTGGAAGGCAAGGGCTGCCACCTCGTGACCGTCAACGACTACCTCGCCCGCGTCGGGATGGAGGAGATGGGCCTGCTGTACCGCACCCTGGGCCTCACGGTGGGGCTGGCGAGCCGTGACCTCCAGCCGCACGAGAAACAGGCCGCCTACGCCTGCGACATCACCTACGTGACCAACTCGGAACTGGGCTTCGACTACCTGCGCGACAACATGGCCCAGAGCCGCGAGGCGCTCGTGCTGCGCGCCGACACCCCGCTGAACTTCTCCATCGTGGACGAAGTGGACAGCATCCTGATCGACGAGGCCCGCACCCCCCTGATCATCTCGGGCGCGGCCGAGAAGGCGACCGATCTGTACTACGTGTACGCCAAGCTCATCCGCCGCCTCCAGAAGGGCGAGCCCGCCGAACCCGGCAAGCGCGCCGAGGCGACCGGCGACTACACCATCGACGAGAAGGGCAAGCAGGTCCACCTCAACGAGTCGGGCATCAGCAAGATCGAGCGACTGCTCTCGCTGCCTGACCTCTACAGCCCCGAGAACATGGACAAGGCGCACATGATCACTCAGGCGATCCGCGCGCGCGAGCTGTACCAGCGCGAGAAGGACTACATCGTCAACGCCGAGGGCGAGGTCATCATCATCGACGAGTTCACGGGCCGCTCGATGCCGGGCCGCCGCTACGGCGAGGGGCTGCACCAGGCCATCGAAGCCAAGGAAGGCGTCAAGATCGAGAACGAGAACCAGACGCTCGCCACCATCACGTACCAGAACTTCTTCCGGCTGTACGGCAAGTTCTCGGGCATGACCGGCACGGCCAAGACCGAGGAGAAGGAATTCCTCGACATCTACGGCAGCGACGTGCTCGTCATCCCGACCAACAAGCCCATCCTGCGCAAGGACGCCGACGACCTCGTGTACCGCTCGCGCCTGGGCAAGTACAACGCGGTGGTCAGCGAGGTCGCCGAGATGCACGCGACCGGCCGCCCCATCCTGATCGGCACGGCCAGCATCGACACGAGCGAGCAGCTCAGCGAACTGCTCACGCAGGCGGGCATCCAGCACTCGGTCCTGAACGCCAAGTTCGAGGCGCAGGAAGCGAGCATCGTCGCGCAGGCGGGCCGCTCGGGCACCGTGACCATCGCCACCAACATGGCTGGACGCGGCACCGACATCATGCTGGGCGGCAACGCCGAGTACATCATCGGGGAGAGCCTCGAAACCCAGCTCGGCGTGAGCCGCTACGACGAGACGGTCGAGGCCTTCATCAAGGCGGTCAGCCGCCAGGACCCCGAGGCCGAGGCGCTGGGCATGAAGATTCCCGGCGTGACCCGCGAGTTCGTGGGGCAGGCCCTGGCCCTACAGGCCGCCACCATCGAGGACCGCCAGCGCGTGCGCGACCTGGGCGGGCTGCACATCGTGGGCACCGAGCGCCACGAGTCGCGCCGCATCGACAACCAGCTGCGCGGACGCGCGGGCCGTCAGGGCGACCCCGGCAGCAGCCGCTTCTACGTGTCGTTCGAGGACGACCTGATGCGACTGTTCGCCAACGAGCGCGTGGTCGGCATGATGGACCGCCTGGGCATGGACGACTCGCAGCCCATCGAGGCCAAGATGGTCACTGGGGCCATCGAGCGGGCGCAGGCGCGCGTCGAGGACCGCAACTTCAGCACGCGCAAGCAGCTGCTGGAATTCGACAACGTCATGAGCAAGCAGCGCGACACCGTGTATGCCCAGCGCCGCGAGGTCCTTCTGGGGCCGGACAACGACGTCGAGGAATCGACCGAGGGCATGATCGCGGATTTCGTGGACATGCAGCTCTCGGTGCATGCCCCGGCCGACCAGAACCCCGACACCTGGGATATCGAGGCCCTCCAGGCGGCCATGCTCGACGCCATCCCGCAGCTCGAGGGCTACGATTTCGAGGCGCTGCGCGGCGTGTCGCCCGCCGAGCTCCAGGACCGCATGCTCGCGGCGGTGGCCGACGTGTTCGACGCCCGGCGTGAGGAGCTCAGCCCGACCATGCTCAACAGCCTGTCGCGCTACGTGCTGCTCCAGACGGTGGACCAGCACTGGAAGGAGCACCTGCACGGCATGGACGTGCTCCGTCAGGGCATCGGTCTGCGCGGTTACGGCCAGCGCGATCCCTTCACCGAGTACAAGTTCGAGGCCACGAACATGTTCAACGAGATGATCGACAATCTCAAGAGCGACGTGACCAAGTTCATCTTCCGGATGCAGTTCGGCCAGACCGGCTGA
- a CDS encoding cysteine desulfurase-like protein: MTVSPAGLNVTALREQFPPLQTGRVYLDNAAGGLLPRRSIAAVTDHLTRYGATNALPGHQPGREILALKAWAREATALFLNAEASDVAVGPSATAMAFRLAAAFARLWGPGDEVIVSGLEHEANASPWRELEQVGVTVKVWHARQPEMRLVAEDLAALLSPRTRLVAVTAASNALGVAPDIAAITAQVRAAGAWTVVDAVHAAPHTLPDVRAWGADFVTFSPYKVWGPHLGALWIRPELRGGLPWPRLSFVPEGDITGIEYGTPQYELQAGWLGTLDYLRELGGGETLTRAALEQAYTHIAALEAPVTERLLTGLQALEHVTLYGPQTLEGRFGTFAFRLSGETPEQTAGRLTADGIDVAAGHFYAVQPLRDLGLYPEGVVRASIAHYTTLEDAERLLAAL, translated from the coding sequence ATGACCGTTTCCCCTGCCGGCCTCAATGTCACCGCCCTGCGCGAGCAGTTTCCGCCGCTCCAGACGGGCCGGGTGTACCTCGACAACGCGGCGGGCGGCCTGCTCCCCCGGCGCAGCATCGCGGCGGTGACGGATCACCTGACCCGCTACGGCGCGACCAATGCCCTGCCCGGGCACCAGCCGGGGCGCGAGATCCTGGCGCTCAAGGCGTGGGCGCGGGAGGCCACGGCGCTGTTCCTGAACGCCGAGGCGAGCGACGTGGCCGTCGGCCCCAGCGCGACGGCCATGGCCTTCCGGCTCGCGGCGGCCTTCGCGCGGCTGTGGGGACCGGGCGACGAGGTGATCGTCAGCGGTCTGGAGCACGAGGCGAACGCCAGCCCCTGGCGCGAGCTGGAACAGGTCGGCGTGACCGTGAAGGTCTGGCACGCCCGGCAGCCCGAGATGCGGCTCGTGGCCGAGGACCTCGCCGCGCTGCTCTCGCCGCGTACCCGGCTGGTGGCGGTCACGGCGGCGAGCAACGCGCTGGGCGTGGCCCCCGACATCGCCGCCATCACGGCCCAGGTGCGTGCGGCGGGTGCGTGGACGGTCGTGGACGCCGTGCACGCCGCGCCCCACACCCTGCCGGACGTGCGGGCCTGGGGCGCGGACTTCGTGACCTTCAGCCCCTACAAGGTCTGGGGACCGCACCTGGGCGCACTGTGGATCCGGCCCGAACTGCGCGGCGGGCTGCCCTGGCCCCGGCTGAGCTTCGTGCCGGAGGGCGACATCACCGGTATTGAGTACGGTACGCCGCAGTACGAGTTGCAGGCCGGCTGGCTGGGCACGCTGGACTACCTGCGCGAGCTGGGCGGCGGCGAGACGCTGACCCGCGCCGCGCTGGAACAGGCCTACACCCACATCGCGGCTCTGGAGGCGCCCGTGACCGAGCGGCTGCTCACGGGCCTCCAGGCGCTGGAGCACGTCACGCTGTACGGCCCGCAGACCCTGGAGGGCCGCTTCGGGACCTTCGCCTTCCGCCTGAGCGGCGAGACGCCCGAGCAGACGGCCGGTCGCCTGACCGCCGACGGGATAGACGTGGCCGCCGGGCACTTCTACGCCGTGCAGCCCCTGCGCGACCTGGGCCTGTACCCCGAGGGGGTGGTCCGGGCCAGCATCGCCCACTACACGACGCTGGAGGACGCCGAGCGCCTGCTGGCTGCCCTCTGA
- a CDS encoding N-acetylmuramoyl-L-alanine amidase family protein: protein MKRLLLTALLLVAAPALAQTAPAQTPAAPVPASPVPVGPMTTSPTPISDEAIFVAYPPTTYAVAFDHVLLEGSVKPGATLSLNGRALDVGGDGLFIEWVPLTRGENVLRLESTLAGVSSARELRVTSTPPMPLNGAAQIVAASALPAADRVAYVLPETPEARAVPLAFSGTPGGRASFRVGDLGPFPMAETAPGRYEGTFLLPALLPAAPVTYTLTAPDGGAASASSAGRLSVTGTGPRVAEVTAAIPGRGVQAGPSVWRNGAGRNYVVYPRTGARTVVVGEDGNTFVVQASGALTLNAPKSTLTLLPEGTPLPRAVFTNIDVRRLGDHSEVRIGLPQKVPFTVEQGLAADGSGASLDLRLFHSVADVDYIVSAFPDPTVRDVRWTQDADGVARVHVDLLGRPWGYDATYEGNTLVLRVRRAPATDARQPLRGRTVVVDPGHGGDELGGAGPLRVPEKGLTLPIALRVAELLRGKGATVVLTRETDVTVPIYDRPLLAEEQNAELLVSIHANALPDGVDPATRRGSGVYYYQPQARALADALQGSLVEKLPDIGNDGVHYQNLALTRPTTQLSVLIETAYLTDKGNLRQLMSGAGRERFAQAIAQGIERFYRDAATGR, encoded by the coding sequence ATGAAGCGACTGCTCCTCACCGCCCTGCTGCTCGTGGCCGCCCCGGCCCTGGCGCAGACGGCGCCTGCCCAGACCCCCGCCGCGCCCGTCCCCGCCAGCCCCGTGCCTGTCGGCCCCATGACCACCAGCCCCACGCCTATCAGCGACGAGGCCATCTTCGTGGCCTACCCGCCCACGACCTACGCGGTCGCCTTCGACCACGTGCTGCTGGAGGGCAGCGTGAAGCCCGGCGCGACCCTGAGCCTGAACGGCCGTGCGCTGGACGTGGGCGGCGACGGCCTGTTCATCGAATGGGTGCCGCTGACGCGCGGCGAGAACGTCCTGCGGCTGGAGAGCACGCTGGCCGGCGTGTCGAGCGCCCGCGAACTGCGGGTGACCAGCACCCCGCCCATGCCCCTGAACGGAGCGGCGCAGATCGTCGCCGCCTCGGCGCTGCCGGCCGCCGACCGGGTGGCCTACGTGCTGCCCGAGACGCCCGAGGCCCGCGCGGTGCCCCTGGCCTTCAGCGGCACGCCGGGCGGCCGGGCGAGCTTCCGGGTCGGCGACCTCGGCCCCTTTCCGATGGCCGAGACCGCGCCGGGGCGCTACGAGGGCACGTTCCTGCTGCCCGCGCTGCTGCCGGCCGCGCCGGTCACGTACACCCTCACGGCCCCGGACGGCGGCGCGGCGAGCGCCAGCAGCGCGGGCCGGCTGAGCGTGACCGGCACCGGCCCGCGCGTGGCCGAGGTGACGGCGGCCATTCCGGGGCGCGGCGTGCAGGCGGGCCCCTCCGTCTGGCGCAACGGCGCGGGGCGCAACTACGTGGTCTACCCCCGCACGGGCGCGCGCACGGTCGTGGTGGGCGAGGACGGCAACACCTTCGTGGTGCAGGCGAGCGGCGCGCTGACCCTCAACGCCCCCAAGTCCACCCTGACCCTGCTGCCGGAGGGCACGCCGCTGCCCCGCGCGGTCTTCACCAACATCGACGTGAGGCGCCTGGGCGACCACAGCGAGGTCCGGATCGGCCTGCCGCAGAAGGTGCCCTTCACGGTCGAGCAGGGGCTGGCGGCGGACGGCTCGGGGGCCAGCCTCGACCTGCGCCTGTTCCACAGCGTCGCGGACGTGGACTACATCGTCTCGGCGTTCCCCGACCCTACCGTGCGCGACGTGCGCTGGACCCAGGACGCCGACGGGGTGGCGCGGGTCCACGTGGACCTCCTGGGCCGCCCCTGGGGCTACGACGCCACCTACGAGGGCAACACGCTGGTGCTGCGCGTGCGCCGGGCCCCGGCCACCGACGCCCGGCAGCCGCTGCGGGGGCGCACGGTGGTCGTGGACCCCGGCCACGGCGGCGACGAACTGGGGGGCGCCGGGCCGCTGCGGGTGCCCGAGAAGGGGCTGACGCTGCCCATCGCGCTGCGGGTGGCCGAGCTGCTGCGCGGGAAGGGCGCGACCGTGGTCCTGACCCGCGAGACCGACGTAACCGTGCCCATCTACGACCGCCCCCTGCTGGCCGAGGAACAGAACGCCGAACTCCTGGTGAGCATCCACGCCAACGCCCTGCCCGACGGCGTGGACCCGGCGACCCGGCGCGGCAGCGGCGTGTACTACTACCAGCCGCAGGCCCGCGCGCTCGCCGACGCCCTCCAGGGCAGCCTGGTCGAGAAGCTGCCCGACATCGGCAACGACGGCGTGCATTACCAGAACCTCGCCCTGACGCGCCCAACCACACAGCTGAGTGTGCTGATCGAGACGGCCTACCTGACCGACAAGGGCAACCTCCGGCAGCTCATGAGCGGGGCGGGCCGCGAACGCTTTGCGCAGGCCATCGCACAGGGCATCGAGCGCTTCTACCGGGACGCGGCGACCGGGCGCTGA